A single Brevundimonas sp. SL130 DNA region contains:
- a CDS encoding NAD(P)(+) transhydrogenase (Re/Si-specific) subunit beta has translation MNASLAALAYLVSGVLFILSLRGLSSPETSRRGNTYGMIGMALAIGVTLLTLGTTGALDKVTLALIAGGVVVGGGAGALIARRVAMTDMPQLVAAFHSLVGMAACLVAIGAVYAPEAFGILSEDGTGIKTLSIVELSLGVAIGAITFTGSVIAFAKLNGNMSGAPILLPARHLINVGLALGLVFLIGILIGTGGSATWAFWGVFLIALVLGATLIVPIGGADMPVVVSMLNSYSGWAAAALGFTLENIALIITGALVGSSGAILSYIMCKGMNRSFISVILGGFGGADAAAGPAGAKETRPVKQGSAEDAAFIMKNASKVIIVPGYGMAVAQAQHALREMADKLKEEGVEVKYAIHPVAGRMPGHMNVLLAEANVPYDEVFELEDINAEFATADVAFVIGANDVTNPAAKTDPTSAIYGMPILDVEKAGTVLFIKRGMGSGYAGVENELFFRDNTMMLFADAKKMVEGIVKGL, from the coding sequence ATGAACGCATCGCTGGCCGCACTGGCCTATCTGGTTTCGGGCGTCCTGTTCATCCTGTCGCTGCGCGGCCTGTCCAGCCCCGAGACCAGCCGACGGGGCAATACCTACGGCATGATCGGCATGGCCCTGGCCATCGGCGTGACCCTGCTGACCCTGGGGACCACCGGGGCGCTGGACAAGGTCACCCTGGCCCTGATCGCGGGCGGGGTCGTGGTCGGCGGCGGGGCCGGCGCCCTGATCGCGCGGCGCGTGGCCATGACCGACATGCCGCAACTGGTCGCCGCCTTCCACAGCCTGGTCGGCATGGCCGCCTGCCTGGTCGCCATCGGCGCCGTCTATGCGCCCGAGGCGTTTGGAATTCTGTCGGAGGACGGGACGGGCATCAAGACCCTGTCGATCGTCGAACTGTCGCTGGGCGTCGCCATCGGGGCCATCACCTTCACCGGCTCGGTCATCGCCTTCGCCAAGCTGAACGGCAACATGAGCGGCGCGCCCATTCTCCTGCCGGCGCGGCACCTGATCAATGTCGGCCTGGCGCTCGGCCTGGTCTTCCTGATCGGGATTCTGATCGGCACCGGCGGGTCGGCGACCTGGGCCTTCTGGGGTGTGTTCCTGATCGCCCTGGTGCTGGGCGCGACCCTGATCGTCCCCATCGGCGGCGCCGACATGCCCGTGGTGGTGTCGATGCTGAACTCCTATTCCGGCTGGGCGGCGGCGGCCCTGGGCTTCACGCTGGAGAATATCGCCCTGATCATCACCGGCGCCCTGGTCGGGTCGTCGGGCGCTATCCTGAGCTACATCATGTGCAAGGGCATGAACCGCAGCTTCATCAGCGTCATCCTGGGCGGCTTCGGCGGCGCGGATGCGGCGGCCGGTCCGGCCGGCGCCAAGGAGACCCGGCCCGTCAAACAGGGCTCGGCCGAGGACGCCGCCTTCATCATGAAGAACGCCTCCAAGGTCATCATCGTGCCCGGCTACGGCATGGCCGTGGCCCAGGCCCAGCATGCGCTGCGCGAAATGGCCGACAAGCTGAAGGAGGAAGGGGTCGAGGTGAAATACGCCATCCACCCCGTCGCCGGCCGCATGCCCGGCCATATGAACGTCCTGCTGGCCGAGGCCAATGTCCCCTATGACGAGGTGTTCGAGCTGGAGGACATCAACGCCGAGTTCGCCACCGCCGACGTCGCCTTCGTCATCGGCGCCAACGACGTCACCAACCCCGCCGCCAAGACCGACCCCACCAGCGCCATCTACGGCATGCCGATCCTGGACGTGGAGAAGGCCGGGACCGTTCTGTTCATCAAGCGCGGCATGGGCTCGGGCTATGCGGGGGTGGAGAACGAGCTGTTCTTCCGCGACAACACCATGATGCTGTTCGCGGATGCCAAGAAGATGGTCGAGGGGATCGTGAAGGGGCTGTGA
- a CDS encoding acyltransferase family protein: MNALSKPAPVAHRRFEALDSLRGVCAVLVVMFHMPVASHWRTWDFIQHAYLFVDYFFVLSGFVIAHAYAERLKTGADAGRFMVRRFGRIWPMHVLMLAAYVGLELARLAFHFDSAAPFTGDRSVWAIFTNLALIQAWHVHPHLTWNGPSWTLSAEWACYLIFAGLVLVAPKRFRWIGLVLAIVGGVLVVSYARRWMNTTYDFAVPRAVYGFFLGCLLQGLWMNIPRLKGLAATGLEIAAVVGTCVFVAWAQGPVTVAVTLVFVVLVWVFAGEEGRVSRLLDHPALVTLGRWSFSIYMVHMFILTVMLIIARKLDWLPGGRRVDFGSVWLNDLFALGLFGFIVVIAVVAHNQVERPAQCLIDRWTKPKVA, translated from the coding sequence GTGAACGCTCTATCCAAACCCGCCCCCGTCGCCCATCGCCGTTTCGAGGCGCTCGATTCCCTGCGCGGGGTGTGCGCGGTTCTGGTGGTCATGTTCCATATGCCGGTGGCCAGCCATTGGCGGACCTGGGACTTCATTCAGCACGCCTATCTGTTCGTCGATTATTTCTTCGTCCTGTCGGGCTTCGTCATCGCCCATGCCTATGCCGAGCGGCTGAAGACGGGGGCGGACGCTGGGCGGTTCATGGTGCGGCGGTTCGGGCGGATCTGGCCGATGCACGTGCTGATGCTGGCGGCCTATGTCGGGTTGGAGCTGGCGCGGCTGGCCTTCCATTTCGATAGTGCGGCGCCGTTTACCGGGGACCGGTCGGTGTGGGCGATCTTCACCAATCTGGCCCTGATCCAGGCCTGGCACGTCCATCCGCATCTGACCTGGAACGGCCCGTCCTGGACGCTGAGCGCGGAATGGGCCTGTTATCTGATCTTCGCCGGTCTGGTGCTGGTCGCGCCCAAGCGGTTCCGCTGGATCGGCCTGGTTCTGGCCATCGTCGGCGGGGTTCTGGTGGTCAGCTATGCCCGGCGCTGGATGAACACCACCTATGATTTCGCCGTGCCGCGCGCGGTCTACGGCTTCTTCCTGGGCTGCCTGTTGCAGGGTCTATGGATGAATATCCCGCGCCTGAAGGGGCTGGCGGCCACGGGGCTGGAGATCGCGGCCGTCGTCGGAACCTGCGTCTTCGTGGCCTGGGCCCAGGGGCCGGTGACGGTGGCCGTGACCCTGGTCTTCGTCGTCCTGGTCTGGGTGTTCGCGGGCGAGGAGGGGCGGGTGTCGCGCCTGCTGGATCATCCGGCCCTGGTGACCCTGGGGCGCTGGTCCTTCTCCATCTACATGGTCCACATGTTCATCCTGACCGTGATGCTGATCATCGCGCGCAAGCTGGACTGGCTGCCCGGCGGGCGGCGCGTCGATTTCGGCTCGGTCTGGCTGAACGACCTGTTCGCGCTGGGTCTGTTCGGCTTCATCGTCGTGATCGCGGTCGTGGCGCACAATCAGGTCGAACGGCCGGCCCAGTGTCTGATCGACCGCTGGACCAAGCCCAAAGTCGCCTGA
- a CDS encoding helix-turn-helix transcriptional regulator encodes MRHDKAAMVIDLARRLAASAEGLTLDEMARDMRVSRRTAERMRDAVFMLFPTVEEVSDPPSKRWRIRGGLSAFEQAPTSTEMLELSKAATALRAAGEPARAAALEGLERKLKAAMRSTTLNRMAPDLEALVRAETIAVQAGPRPSADEGLLTAIRGAVLAQQPLGFTYSRPGAEPRRRAVAPCGVMFGRANYLVAADRETGRIQTFRLDRMSSVAPQEGVAVPPADFDLGVFASQSFGIYQDEIEEVVLRIAPEGAAEAKSWRWHPTQTFEDQADGGVIVRFRASGMRELAWHLFTWGEQAVILAPQRLKAVMAGELAAAGRALDAARG; translated from the coding sequence GTGAGACACGACAAGGCGGCCATGGTGATCGACTTGGCGCGGCGGCTGGCCGCCAGCGCCGAGGGCCTGACCTTGGATGAAATGGCGCGCGACATGCGCGTCAGCCGGCGCACCGCCGAGCGAATGCGCGACGCCGTCTTCATGCTGTTTCCGACGGTGGAGGAGGTGTCGGACCCGCCGTCGAAACGCTGGCGTATTCGCGGCGGCCTGTCGGCCTTTGAACAGGCGCCGACCTCGACCGAGATGTTGGAGTTGTCCAAGGCGGCCACGGCCCTGCGCGCGGCGGGCGAACCGGCGCGGGCGGCGGCGCTGGAGGGGCTGGAGCGCAAGCTGAAGGCGGCGATGCGCTCCACCACCCTGAACCGGATGGCCCCGGACCTGGAGGCCCTGGTCCGGGCCGAGACCATCGCCGTCCAGGCCGGGCCGCGTCCGTCTGCCGACGAAGGCCTGCTGACCGCCATTCGCGGGGCGGTGCTGGCGCAACAGCCGCTGGGCTTCACCTATTCCCGACCGGGCGCCGAACCGCGCCGGCGGGCCGTCGCGCCGTGCGGGGTCATGTTCGGCCGCGCCAACTATCTGGTCGCCGCCGACCGCGAGACCGGCCGTATCCAGACCTTTCGCCTGGACCGGATGAGCAGCGTCGCCCCGCAGGAGGGGGTGGCGGTCCCGCCCGCCGACTTCGACCTGGGCGTCTTCGCCAGCCAGTCGTTCGGCATCTATCAGGACGAGATCGAGGAGGTGGTCCTGCGCATCGCCCCTGAAGGCGCGGCCGAGGCCAAGAGCTGGCGCTGGCACCCCACCCAGACGTTCGAGGATCAGGCGGACGGCGGCGTGATCGTGCGGTTCCGGGCGTCCGGCATGCGTGAACTGGCCTGGCACCTGTTCACCTGGGGCGAACAGGCGGTGATCCTGGCGCCCCAGCGGCTGAAGGCGGTCATGGCCGGGGAACTGGCGGCGGCCGGACGCGCTCTGGACGCGGCCCGCGGATGA
- a CDS encoding universal stress protein, protein MTYASLMVYVDDEPDNVARIGFARDLAAIHDAALIGISVSEPEPPLVDAYVAGGMAGEILTLRRDQADGELYAAKTRFLEALKDTGIAHEWRSETGYPASCVTHHARAADLILVGRDAGRLPYRAPDAGDLIMNIGRPVLVAPPHAQAAPVDGVVLVAWKEGREAQRAVAAALPLLKQAREVKVVEICASADAAAAAARVADVAAWLRRHGVVAESEAKVRDERPAGDRILALVEQMGANLIVCGAWGHSRMREWVLGGVTQALLNRSQSWLLLSH, encoded by the coding sequence ATGACCTATGCGAGCCTGATGGTCTATGTGGACGACGAACCCGACAATGTCGCGCGGATCGGTTTCGCGCGCGACCTCGCCGCCATTCATGACGCCGCCCTGATCGGCATATCCGTCAGCGAGCCGGAGCCGCCGCTGGTGGACGCCTATGTCGCCGGGGGCATGGCCGGGGAAATCCTGACCCTGCGGCGGGATCAGGCGGACGGCGAACTGTACGCCGCCAAGACCCGTTTCCTCGAGGCGCTGAAGGACACCGGCATCGCCCACGAATGGCGGTCCGAGACCGGCTATCCCGCCTCGTGCGTCACGCACCACGCCCGCGCGGCGGACCTGATCCTGGTGGGGCGTGACGCCGGACGGCTGCCCTATCGCGCGCCGGACGCGGGCGATCTGATCATGAATATCGGCCGGCCGGTCCTGGTCGCCCCGCCTCACGCCCAGGCCGCGCCGGTCGATGGGGTCGTACTGGTGGCGTGGAAGGAGGGACGCGAGGCCCAGCGGGCCGTCGCCGCCGCCCTGCCGCTGTTGAAACAGGCGCGCGAGGTCAAGGTGGTCGAGATCTGCGCCTCGGCCGACGCCGCCGCCGCCGCCGCGCGGGTCGCCGACGTCGCCGCCTGGCTGCGCCGTCACGGCGTCGTCGCCGAAAGCGAGGCCAAGGTGCGGGATGAACGCCCGGCGGGCGACCGTATCCTGGCCCTGGTCGAACAGATGGGGGCCAATCTGATCGTCTGCGGCGCCTGGGGCCATTCGCGGATGCGCGAATGGGTGCTGGGCGGCGTCACCCAGGCCCTGCTGAACCGCAGCCAATCCTGGCTGCTGCTGAGCCACTGA
- a CDS encoding type II toxin-antitoxin system RelE/ParE family toxin has translation MKIRLSLDAIQDRRRVIGFLRGVNPNAARRAGHTITRSIGRLAETPMIGIDLDGLRHLYIPFGASGYVVQYRVDADVVVVARIFHAREER, from the coding sequence TTGAAAATACGGCTGTCGCTCGATGCGATTCAGGATCGCCGACGGGTCATCGGCTTTCTGCGGGGCGTCAATCCAAACGCCGCCCGACGAGCAGGCCATACCATCACCCGGTCCATAGGCCGACTGGCGGAGACCCCGATGATCGGGATCGACCTGGACGGTCTACGCCACCTCTACATCCCCTTCGGCGCCAGCGGCTACGTCGTCCAATACCGGGTCGATGCGGACGTGGTCGTGGTCGCCCGCATCTTCCACGCCCGCGAAGAGCGCTGA
- a CDS encoding helix-turn-helix domain-containing protein, with protein MDASADRKLFLGARLKRLRRDLALTQTSMAADLGVSPSYLNHIERNQRPVSAQLLLRLAETYDVDLRSLNQGGAADEARLTEILADPLFKGLSAPRHELVQLLEEAPGVADALLRLYQAFDDGRTRARAAAENGEGLVETSPAEWVREYIQSRGNHFPELDQMGEALAEALAAEAPAHADGFEPAARQRLAAKHDLGVRTLPAEVMVEWTRRYDLHRRRLLLSETLGPSSRAFAIAYQLALVEHGPALNDMVQAANAPDGPTRSLLKVALTNTLAAATLMPYAAFQRTAEETGYDLARLQARFGVSYEQAAHRLTTLSRPTARGVPFFLMRVDQAGNISKRYAAGAFPFSRFGGACPRWRLHSAFRTPGRIITQIIETPAQDGKPGGRWFTFARTVERQGQDGYGETHDLAVGLGCELRHAHRLAYAHGLDLERPEVTPIGPACRLCHRHPCAERAAAPIDRPLAVDDWSKSVSPYPFAAM; from the coding sequence ATGGACGCCTCCGCTGATCGCAAGCTTTTCCTCGGCGCCCGGCTGAAGCGGCTGCGGCGCGACCTGGCCCTGACCCAGACGTCGATGGCCGCCGATCTGGGGGTTTCCCCTAGCTATCTCAATCACATAGAGCGCAACCAGCGCCCCGTTTCGGCCCAGCTGCTGCTGCGGCTGGCCGAAACCTACGACGTCGATCTGCGCAGCCTGAACCAGGGCGGCGCGGCGGACGAAGCCCGTCTGACCGAGATCCTGGCCGACCCCCTGTTCAAGGGCCTGTCCGCCCCACGCCACGAACTGGTGCAACTGCTGGAGGAGGCGCCGGGCGTCGCCGACGCCTTGCTGCGGCTGTATCAGGCCTTCGACGACGGCCGCACCCGGGCCCGCGCCGCCGCCGAAAACGGCGAAGGCCTGGTCGAGACCAGCCCCGCTGAATGGGTGCGCGAATATATCCAGTCTCGCGGCAACCACTTCCCCGAACTGGACCAGATGGGCGAGGCCCTGGCCGAGGCCCTGGCGGCCGAGGCGCCGGCCCACGCCGACGGCTTCGAACCCGCCGCCCGCCAGCGGCTGGCGGCCAAACACGACCTGGGCGTCCGCACCCTGCCGGCCGAGGTCATGGTGGAATGGACCCGCCGCTACGACCTGCACCGCCGCCGCCTCTTGCTGTCCGAAACCCTGGGGCCGTCGTCGCGCGCCTTCGCCATCGCCTATCAGCTGGCCCTGGTCGAACACGGCCCGGCCCTGAACGACATGGTCCAGGCCGCGAACGCCCCAGACGGACCGACGCGGTCCCTGCTGAAGGTCGCCCTGACCAACACGCTCGCAGCCGCGACCCTGATGCCCTACGCCGCTTTCCAGCGGACGGCGGAGGAGACGGGTTATGACCTGGCGCGGCTCCAGGCCCGGTTCGGGGTCAGCTATGAACAGGCGGCGCATCGGCTGACGACCTTGTCGCGGCCGACGGCGCGGGGCGTGCCCTTCTTCCTGATGCGGGTGGATCAGGCCGGCAACATCTCCAAACGCTATGCGGCCGGCGCTTTTCCCTTCTCGCGCTTCGGCGGCGCCTGCCCGCGCTGGCGGCTGCACTCGGCCTTTCGCACCCCCGGCCGGATCATCACCCAGATCATCGAGACGCCCGCCCAAGACGGAAAGCCCGGCGGCCGCTGGTTCACCTTCGCCCGCACGGTCGAACGCCAGGGCCAGGACGGGTACGGCGAGACCCACGACCTGGCCGTCGGTCTGGGCTGCGAGCTGCGCCACGCCCACCGGCTCGCCTATGCCCACGGCCTGGATCTGGAGCGGCCTGAGGTCACCCCCATCGGCCCCGCCTGCCGCCTGTGCCACCGCCACCCCTGCGCCGAACGCGCCGCCGCGCCGATCGACCGGCCGCTGGCCGTGGACGACTGGTCAAAGTCGGTCAGCCCCTATCCATTCGCGGCGATGTGA